A window of the Lactuca sativa cultivar Salinas chromosome 5, Lsat_Salinas_v11, whole genome shotgun sequence genome harbors these coding sequences:
- the LOC111920901 gene encoding uncharacterized protein LOC111920901, with protein sequence MQGGCIADIGSCGTGFDSASGSVRTKKFRTKGSELADRKGEKNKAMPRAPSIRCSSIDEALSLSSRARCNKG encoded by the coding sequence ATGCAAGGAGGATGTATAGCTGATATAGGATCTTGTGGAACAGGATTTGATTCTGCAAGCGGTTCGGTACGAACGAAGAAATTTCGAACAAAAGGGTCGGAACTCGCCGATAGGAAAGGAGAGAAAAACAAAGCAATGCCAAGAGCTCCGTCAATCCGCTGTTCATCGATAGACGAAGCTCTCTCTTTATCGTCTCGCGCCAGATGCAACAAAGGATGA
- the LOC128126196 gene encoding uncharacterized mitochondrial protein ymf1-like — protein MPFGRSLLQRESLLRVSGEERSPEILISFHSSGSTSNQWRKLKNPWFPGRTLFRLSCFRTGKKKRFFAQLLHSAGPTCISYLAEEESDRLEFLPSWDSMDQDLLLLYGQYRSTLVDHMDVEKASYFDELETSLFHFYLPSSYLYFVCSPEEFDLFNLGIPPK, from the coding sequence ATGCCATTCGGAAGAAGTCTTCTACAGAGGGAAAGCCTGTTACGAGTAAGTGGAGAGGAAAGATCTCCAGAGATTCTTATCTCATTCCATTCCAGTGGCTCAACCAGTAACCAATGGCGAAAACTAAAAAATCCATGGTTTCCCGGTAGAACCCTATTTCGCCTAAGTTGTTTCAGAACCGGAAAAAAGAAGCGGTTTTTCGCACAGCTTTTGCATAGTGCAGGTCCCACTTGTATATCGTATTTAGCCGAAGAAGAATCGGACAGGTTGGAGTTCTTACCTTCTTGGGATTCCATGGACCAAGATCTGCTTTTATTATATGGGCAATACCGATCTACTTTAGTAGATCATATGGATGTAGAAAAAGCTTCTTATTTTGATGAATTGGAAACATCTCTTTTCCATTTCTATTTACCCAGTTCATATCTTTATTTCGTGTGTTCCCCGGAGGAATTCGATCTCTTCAATCTCGGGATACCACCTAAATAA